Proteins encoded together in one Nomascus leucogenys isolate Asia unplaced genomic scaffold, Asia_NLE_v1 000869F_77683_qpd_obj, whole genome shotgun sequence window:
- the LOC100580386 gene encoding phospholipid phosphatase 2-like, producing MAGVTITATIVLVSAGEAYLVYTDRLYSRSDFNSYVAAVYKVLGTFLFGAAVSQSLTDLAKYMIRRLRPNFLAVCDPNWSRINCSVYVQLEKVCRGNPADVTEARLSFYSGHSSFGMYCMMFLALYVQARLCWKWARLLRPTVQFFLVGFALYVGYTRVSDYKHHWSDVLVGLLQGALVAGLTVRCISDFFKARPPQHCPKEEELERKPSLSLTLTLGEADHNHYGYPHSSS from the exons ATGGCTGGAGTCACCATCACGGCCACCATCGTCCTC GTCTCTGCCGGGGAAGCCTACCTGGTGTACACAGACCGGCTCTATTCTCGCTCTGACTTCAACAGCTACGTGGCTGCTGTATACAAGGTGCTGGGGACCTTCCTGTTCGGGGCGGCCGTGAGCCAGTCTCTGACAGACCTGGCCAAGTACATGATCAGGCGTCTGAGGCCCAACTTCCTAGCCGTCTGCGACCCTAACTGGAGCCGGATCAACTGCTCGGTCTATGTGCAGCTGGAGAAAGTGTGCAGGGGAAACCCTGCGGACGTCACCGAGGCCAG gTTGTCTTTCTACTCGGGACACTCTTCCTTTGGGATGTACTGCATGATGTTCTTGGCG CTGTATGTGCAGGCACGGCTCTGTTGGAAGTGGGCGCGGCTGCTGCGACCCACAGTCCAGTTCTTCCTGGTGGGCTTTGCCCTCTATGTGGGATACACCCGCGTGTCTGATTACAAACACCACTGGAGCGATGTCCTTGTTGGCCTCCTGCAGGGCGCACTGGTGGCTGGCCTCACT GTCCGCTGCATCTCAGACTTCTTCAAAGCCCGACCCCCGCAGCACTGTCcgaaggaggaggagctggaaCGGAAGCCCAGCCTGTCACTGACGTTGACCCTGGGCGAGGCTGACCACAACCACTATGGATACCCGCACTCCTCCTCCTGA